A region of Methanocorpusculum labreanum Z DNA encodes the following proteins:
- the rimI gene encoding ribosomal protein S18-alanine N-acetyltransferase produces the protein MVTFRGVGGTAAGCLIRKATIEDIPDIYRIELLCFPDPWDYKAMLEMMTVFLTSFYVAEAEGRIVGFSAGAIEETDQEKYGHICNIAVSPDMRGFGIGRLLLRKLERDFFLEGCSGCSLEVRVSNNSAKEFYKKIGYEDVILFGEYYKDGEDAVVMMRWF, from the coding sequence ATGGTAACCTTTAGAGGAGTGGGCGGGACTGCCGCCGGCTGTCTGATCAGAAAAGCAACGATCGAAGATATACCGGATATATACCGGATTGAACTCCTATGCTTTCCCGATCCCTGGGACTATAAAGCAATGCTTGAGATGATGACGGTTTTTCTGACCTCGTTTTATGTAGCAGAAGCGGAAGGGAGGATAGTCGGATTTTCAGCAGGGGCAATTGAAGAGACCGATCAGGAAAAATACGGCCATATCTGTAATATTGCTGTCTCTCCGGATATGCGGGGATTTGGCATAGGCAGACTTCTGCTCCGTAAACTGGAACGGGATTTTTTTCTGGAGGGGTGCTCTGGCTGCAGCCTTGAGGTTCGGGTAAGTAATAATTCTGCGAAGGAATTTTACAAAAAAATCGGGTATGAGGATGTCATTTTATTTGGAGAGTATTACAAGGACGGGGAAGACGCCGTTGTGATGATGCGCTGGTTCTAA
- a CDS encoding DUF1015 domain-containing protein has product MVSVYPFTGLRPAPDAYRSVPSVPYDVISAEEAAAEIEKNERSLLRVIRPDAEMMDIDPHDDRVYARAAEMFEKMKAEGLFEEDDTPSFYIYQITLGGELFTGLVSCVSVEEYNNDTIKKHELTRYDKEEDRTRHIDAVSAHTGQVFLLYKDSGLIHETLVSIAAAHTPDGEYISAGGNLHQIFRVADPADVEKITGLFAGIANLYIADGHHRAKSSANVLERRASEGRATPDAEKFMSVLFAHDSVRIYGYHRLVRDLAGMNADQFLGDLALRFTVTPLKKVDTSKNMIPVKNDGSMHIIHLYLESQWYELTRPVDPAADAISRLDVSVLQELVLDDMLAIFDPRGDPRISFVGGIAPLADVIRDVDNGEYSAAFIMQPVTAQQVIDVADAGLIMPPKSTWFEPKLLSGMVIHEIR; this is encoded by the coding sequence ATGGTTAGTGTATATCCCTTCACCGGTCTTCGCCCCGCTCCGGATGCATACCGCAGCGTGCCGTCCGTTCCATACGATGTCATCAGCGCCGAAGAGGCTGCTGCTGAAATAGAAAAAAATGAACGTTCTCTTCTCCGTGTCATTCGTCCCGACGCGGAAATGATGGATATCGACCCGCATGACGACCGTGTGTATGCGAGGGCCGCAGAAATGTTTGAAAAGATGAAGGCAGAGGGACTTTTCGAGGAAGATGATACCCCCTCATTCTACATCTATCAGATAACGCTTGGCGGCGAACTGTTCACCGGGCTCGTCTCCTGTGTCTCGGTAGAGGAATACAACAATGATACGATAAAAAAACACGAGCTAACACGCTACGACAAAGAAGAGGACAGGACCCGTCATATCGATGCGGTGTCCGCCCACACGGGTCAGGTCTTTTTACTCTATAAGGACTCGGGCCTCATCCATGAAACCCTGGTCAGCATCGCCGCTGCCCATACGCCCGACGGCGAATATATTTCTGCCGGAGGCAATCTCCATCAGATCTTCCGGGTGGCGGATCCCGCTGACGTTGAAAAGATCACCGGCCTTTTTGCAGGAATTGCCAACCTCTACATCGCCGACGGTCATCACCGGGCGAAGTCCTCGGCCAACGTTCTGGAAAGAAGAGCTTCCGAGGGCCGTGCAACTCCCGATGCGGAAAAGTTCATGAGTGTTCTCTTTGCGCACGACTCGGTCCGGATCTACGGATATCACCGTCTCGTCAGGGATCTCGCCGGCATGAATGCCGATCAGTTCTTAGGCGATCTCGCTCTCAGATTTACCGTGACGCCGTTAAAGAAAGTTGACACATCCAAAAATATGATTCCCGTCAAGAACGACGGATCTATGCATATCATCCACCTCTATCTTGAAAGCCAATGGTATGAACTGACCCGCCCGGTTGATCCCGCGGCCGATGCCATTTCAAGGCTCGATGTTTCGGTTCTGCAGGAGCTTGTTCTGGACGATATGCTTGCGATCTTCGATCCCCGCGGCGATCCGCGTATCTCCTTTGTTGGCGGCATCGCTCCTCTTGCTGATGTCATCAGAGATGTCGACAACGGTGAATACTCGGCAGCATTCATTATGCAGCCGGTCACTGCCCAGCAGGTGATCGATGTAGCCGATGCGGGACTCATCATGCCCCCGAAATCGACCTGGTTCGAGCCGAAACTGCTCTCAGGCATGGTCATCCACGAGATCCGCTGA
- a CDS encoding MerR family transcriptional regulator, which translates to MFRIGEFSKMSKTTVKTLRYYDEIGILEPEKVDLARYRYYTTGQLVKLHYIQSLQQAGLSLDEIKKIISGEDAAEILEKRREGLETELREKTDQLSRIDFILQGKEEEYFMNYQATIKEIPECIVYSKKMTIPNYDAYFTEIPAIGAECAAANPDIKCTVPGYCFVIYLDGEYREKDINVEYCEAVDKFGKEVGDIKFKKMPAITAVSVMHKGPYSTLREAYAFIFKWIEENGYTVTDNPRESYIDGIWNQKTEDDWLTEIQVPVMKKEN; encoded by the coding sequence ATGTTTCGGATCGGCGAGTTTTCGAAGATGAGCAAGACCACCGTTAAGACTCTGCGGTATTATGACGAGATCGGCATCCTTGAACCGGAAAAGGTCGATCTTGCACGCTACCGTTACTACACAACCGGTCAGCTTGTCAAACTCCACTACATCCAGTCTCTTCAGCAGGCAGGCCTATCTCTGGACGAGATTAAAAAAATAATCTCCGGAGAGGATGCCGCAGAAATTCTGGAAAAAAGAAGAGAGGGACTCGAGACGGAACTTCGGGAAAAAACCGACCAGCTCTCCCGAATCGATTTCATTCTACAAGGAAAAGAGGAGGAGTATTTTATGAATTATCAGGCAACCATCAAAGAAATTCCCGAGTGTATCGTCTACTCGAAAAAAATGACGATCCCAAACTACGATGCCTACTTTACCGAGATCCCGGCAATCGGTGCTGAATGTGCCGCAGCAAACCCGGATATCAAATGCACGGTTCCCGGATACTGCTTTGTCATATATCTCGATGGAGAATACCGGGAAAAAGACATTAATGTCGAGTATTGCGAAGCGGTTGATAAATTCGGCAAGGAAGTCGGCGACATCAAATTCAAAAAGATGCCGGCCATCACCGCAGTATCCGTAATGCACAAAGGACCGTACAGTACTCTCCGTGAAGCATACGCATTCATATTCAAATGGATCGAAGAGAATGGATATACGGTCACGGATAATCCGAGAGAGAGTTACATCGACGGGATCTGGAACCAGAAAACCGAAGATGACTGGCTCACCGAGATTCAGGTCCCGGTGATGAAGAAAGAGAACTGA
- the frhB gene encoding coenzyme F420 hydrogenase subunit beta, which yields MEYLGQYKAVYKAKAGCEDILAKSQDGGIVTAMFAYALETGIIDGAIVAGPGAEPYKPEPMIATTVEELFASRGTKYSVSPNLALIKEATRSYGLDKIGIVGTPCQIQAVRKAQLYPIGLRDVPDKIALALGIFCMENFPYQGLFQMVEDHCATKIDNVTKMDIGKGKFSVYTERGVNSQIPLKVTHKYEQPGCHVCLDYVANMADISTGSVGTPDGWSTVFVRSAAGEAAFNKAVEAGWIIAESMDGVKPGLELVEKLATEKITKNQKYLEHRAHKEHAALKPLRNPYI from the coding sequence ATGGAATATCTTGGACAATACAAGGCAGTCTACAAAGCCAAAGCCGGCTGTGAAGACATTCTCGCAAAGTCCCAGGACGGAGGAATCGTCACAGCAATGTTTGCCTACGCACTTGAGACAGGCATTATTGACGGAGCAATCGTCGCAGGACCAGGAGCAGAGCCGTACAAGCCTGAACCGATGATCGCCACAACGGTCGAAGAACTCTTCGCAAGCCGTGGAACCAAATACTCAGTCTCACCGAACCTTGCACTGATCAAAGAGGCAACCCGCAGCTATGGTCTTGACAAGATCGGTATCGTCGGAACCCCATGCCAGATCCAGGCAGTGCGCAAAGCACAGCTCTACCCAATCGGTCTGCGTGACGTCCCCGACAAGATCGCTCTTGCACTCGGTATCTTCTGTATGGAAAACTTCCCCTACCAGGGACTCTTCCAGATGGTCGAAGACCACTGTGCAACCAAGATCGACAATGTCACCAAGATGGACATCGGAAAGGGCAAATTCTCCGTCTACACCGAGCGCGGTGTAAACTCGCAGATCCCCTTAAAGGTTACTCACAAGTATGAGCAGCCCGGATGCCACGTCTGTCTCGACTATGTCGCAAACATGGCAGATATCTCAACCGGTTCCGTTGGAACTCCGGACGGATGGTCAACCGTCTTCGTCCGCTCCGCAGCCGGTGAGGCAGCCTTCAACAAGGCAGTCGAAGCAGGCTGGATCATTGCCGAGTCAATGGACGGCGTCAAGCCGGGTCTTGAACTCGTCGAGAAGCTTGCAACCGAGAAGATCACCAAAAACCAGAAGTACCTTGAGCACAGAGCCCACAAGGAGCACGCAGCTCTCAAACCACTCCGTAACCCCTACATCTAA
- the frhG gene encoding coenzyme F420 hydrogenase subunit gamma, with amino-acid sequence MADKITVGHVHMSGCTGCLVSLADNYEGLLTILDKYADLVYCLTLADVRHIPKMDVALVEGSVCINDECSMEEILETRENAAIVVALGGCACYGNTTRFCRGGQQNQPQHEGFLPIGDLIKVDVYIPACAPTPQQIRNVCLMAYLLLKGNDEQKALATAYLTPLMNLAAAGTEACGCDLMTEVINQGLCCGCGSCAAACPVRAVTIQYGRPQIERDLCIKCGACYAQCPRSFFSFDVCGQYEAITNLIGEVMKP; translated from the coding sequence GTGGCTGACAAGATTACTGTAGGACACGTACACATGAGCGGTTGTACCGGATGTCTCGTGTCCCTTGCAGATAACTACGAAGGATTACTTACAATCCTCGACAAATACGCTGACCTCGTCTACTGTCTGACTCTCGCCGATGTGCGCCACATCCCAAAAATGGATGTCGCATTAGTCGAGGGTTCCGTCTGTATCAACGACGAGTGCTCAATGGAAGAGATTTTAGAAACCCGTGAGAATGCAGCAATTGTTGTAGCTCTCGGAGGCTGTGCCTGCTACGGAAACACTACCCGTTTCTGCCGCGGCGGACAGCAGAACCAACCCCAGCATGAGGGTTTCCTGCCAATCGGCGACCTGATCAAGGTCGATGTGTACATCCCGGCATGTGCACCGACACCGCAGCAGATCAGAAACGTCTGTCTTATGGCATACCTGTTACTCAAAGGAAACGACGAGCAGAAGGCACTTGCAACCGCATACCTTACCCCTCTCATGAACCTTGCAGCAGCAGGAACCGAAGCATGCGGCTGCGACCTGATGACCGAAGTCATCAACCAGGGTCTCTGCTGCGGATGCGGCAGCTGCGCAGCAGCCTGCCCGGTCCGTGCAGTCACGATCCAGTACGGCAGACCGCAGATTGAGCGCGACCTCTGTATCAAATGTGGAGCATGCTACGCACAGTGCCCGAGAAGCTTCTTCAGCTTCGACGTCTGTGGACAGTATGAAGCAATCACTAACCTCATTGGAGAGGTTATGAAACCCTGA
- the frhD gene encoding coenzyme F420-reducing hydrogenase, FrhD protein → MDGLFPEIIIAGVGNELFGDDGFGPVVIRALADYELPDNVKAMDVGLGGPHLIFSMLDPEVTKKLIIVDAMDFGGKPGDVTKIPADLLPEGRGERYMDAHSGNLLDPIGRLKGKMDIVIIGCQPGYIPAPDSEDFALELSPEVQGAVPKTVTVILQELES, encoded by the coding sequence ATGGATGGACTGTTTCCAGAAATAATAATCGCCGGTGTCGGTAACGAACTCTTTGGCGACGACGGATTTGGTCCCGTTGTGATCAGAGCTTTAGCTGACTACGAACTTCCCGACAATGTAAAAGCAATGGATGTAGGCCTTGGCGGCCCTCACCTCATCTTTTCGATGCTGGATCCAGAAGTCACAAAAAAACTGATCATTGTGGATGCAATGGACTTCGGGGGAAAACCCGGAGACGTCACGAAAATCCCCGCCGATCTTCTTCCTGAAGGCAGAGGAGAACGTTACATGGATGCCCATTCCGGAAATCTGCTCGATCCGATCGGCAGACTGAAAGGAAAAATGGATATTGTTATTATCGGGTGCCAGCCCGGGTATATTCCTGCTCCGGATTCAGAGGACTTTGCCCTCGAATTAAGTCCGGAAGTCCAAGGAGCTGTTCCCAAAACTGTAACTGTCATCTTACAGGAATTAGAGAGCTGA
- the frhA gene encoding coenzyme F420 hydrogenase subunit alpha yields the protein MSKVVEISPTTRHEGHSKLVLKVNDEGIIERGDWLSITPVRGVEKLAIGKTYEQVPKIASRVCGICPIAHTLAATEAMEASMGVEIPDDAYLLRMILQCGNRLHSHALHDILALPDLYLPGTDIKVNPFSPEEPVRSVAKRIQTLRMIGQTVGEIVGGEAVHPSNPRVGGMYKNITPRAKAKIYDLAKQGLQLAREQMEFMIALEENYMKRDWAEMCGREVAIPKELGYHNQGYMAAAPMYGSSSLDENPEWDPARWLEVRPWDWYMGEEEITLEDPTYPVGGTTKAGTKAWPQMQACTGVPLYDGQPVEVGPRARLVKYQNYNRKGAMGLNIARAMEYMDCMYKMIEAVDAIDTSASVCADVIPQGDGEIGWAANEAPRGCDVHLAKVRNGKVEWFSMLVPTTWNFPVCSRALTGAPWELAEVIVRAYDPCVSCATHMIVLDENNKLVAQKLLE from the coding sequence TTGTCGAAAGTAGTAGAAATTTCCCCGACCACCAGACATGAAGGTCACTCCAAGCTCGTTTTAAAGGTAAACGATGAAGGCATCATCGAGCGCGGAGACTGGCTTTCTATCACACCGGTTCGTGGAGTAGAGAAACTTGCCATTGGTAAAACCTATGAGCAGGTCCCAAAGATCGCTTCCCGTGTGTGCGGTATCTGTCCGATTGCCCACACGCTTGCCGCAACTGAGGCAATGGAAGCATCGATGGGTGTTGAGATCCCAGACGACGCATACCTCCTGCGTATGATTTTACAGTGCGGTAACAGACTGCACTCTCATGCACTGCACGACATTCTTGCACTGCCTGACTTATATCTCCCAGGAACCGACATCAAGGTCAACCCCTTCAGCCCAGAAGAGCCGGTGAGATCTGTCGCAAAGCGTATTCAGACCCTTCGTATGATCGGTCAGACCGTCGGCGAGATCGTCGGCGGCGAAGCAGTACACCCGTCCAACCCCCGTGTTGGAGGTATGTACAAAAACATTACTCCCCGTGCAAAAGCTAAGATCTACGATCTTGCAAAGCAGGGACTCCAGCTTGCACGTGAACAGATGGAGTTCATGATTGCTCTGGAAGAGAACTACATGAAACGTGACTGGGCAGAAATGTGCGGCCGCGAAGTTGCCATTCCAAAAGAACTTGGTTACCACAACCAGGGCTACATGGCAGCAGCTCCGATGTACGGCAGCTCTTCCCTTGACGAGAACCCCGAGTGGGATCCTGCACGCTGGCTTGAAGTCAGACCATGGGACTGGTATATGGGCGAAGAAGAGATCACTCTCGAAGACCCTACATACCCGGTCGGCGGAACCACCAAAGCAGGCACGAAAGCTTGGCCGCAGATGCAGGCATGCACCGGCGTACCTCTGTACGACGGACAGCCTGTTGAGGTTGGTCCCCGTGCACGTCTTGTAAAATACCAGAACTACAACCGCAAAGGTGCAATGGGATTAAACATTGCCCGTGCGATGGAGTATATGGACTGTATGTACAAGATGATTGAGGCAGTTGATGCAATTGACACCAGCGCCTCAGTTTGTGCAGATGTTATCCCTCAGGGTGACGGCGAAATCGGATGGGCAGCAAACGAAGCACCGCGTGGCTGTGATGTGCACCTTGCAAAGGTACGCAACGGCAAAGTCGAATGGTTCTCCATGCTTGTCCCGACCACCTGGAACTTCCCGGTCTGCAGCCGTGCACTTACCGGCGCACCCTGGGAACTTGCAGAAGTTATCGTCCGTGCATACGACCCCTGTGTTTCCTGCGCAACCCACATGATTGTGCTGGATGAAAACAACAAGCTCGTTGCACAGAAGCTCCTTGAGTAA
- the larC gene encoding nickel insertion protein, with protein MRTLYIDPRIGGISGASLTAALSDLGDVEDVRKTAAEVLSRWTGQDPDFVMGELGLSSKAEEKAHVIISDLESVFEKYVEEKSSHNRAVTEVLCPLALLDAMDLLSAPIYSVPPALGNCRPETMEICARHRMPVVESPAGFERTTPSGAALLANLAVFRQSIPSMTPVKTGYAKEYGLLVVEGEISDLTEERIIILETNIDDVSGEIIGYAVEQLLAAGAVDVFVTQGFGKKHRPVFVLSVITSLEKYQNLVEILMEETGTLGVRVKEEPRIVADRVRKPYQFMIFGEVFSVRVKVSKHCGRIISAKPEFEDMKKAAQKLNLPLKNVMAEVQRQIPKMLDN; from the coding sequence ATGAGAACGTTATACATTGATCCGAGAATCGGAGGAATCAGCGGAGCTTCCTTAACGGCGGCTCTTTCTGATCTTGGCGATGTCGAAGATGTGAGAAAAACCGCTGCTGAGGTTTTGTCGCGATGGACGGGACAGGACCCCGATTTCGTGATGGGCGAATTGGGTTTGTCGAGCAAAGCTGAGGAGAAAGCACATGTCATTATTTCGGATCTGGAATCCGTATTCGAAAAATATGTTGAGGAAAAATCTTCTCATAATCGGGCAGTCACGGAAGTTTTGTGTCCTCTCGCATTACTTGATGCGATGGATCTTCTGTCAGCTCCGATTTATTCCGTGCCTCCCGCTCTTGGAAACTGCCGGCCGGAGACGATGGAGATCTGTGCCCGGCATCGAATGCCGGTAGTCGAAAGTCCAGCCGGGTTTGAACGAACCACACCTTCGGGTGCGGCTCTTCTGGCAAATCTTGCAGTATTTCGGCAGTCGATCCCATCGATGACACCGGTAAAAACCGGATATGCAAAAGAGTACGGGCTTTTGGTTGTCGAGGGGGAGATCTCTGATCTAACAGAGGAGAGGATCATCATTCTTGAGACAAACATTGACGATGTCTCCGGAGAGATCATCGGATATGCCGTTGAGCAGCTTTTAGCTGCCGGGGCAGTCGATGTGTTCGTTACGCAGGGGTTCGGCAAAAAACACCGGCCGGTATTTGTTTTATCCGTGATCACGAGTCTTGAAAAGTACCAGAATCTCGTAGAGATTTTAATGGAGGAAACAGGAACGCTCGGCGTGCGGGTCAAAGAAGAGCCGAGGATCGTGGCGGACCGTGTCAGAAAGCCATATCAGTTTATGATTTTCGGCGAAGTGTTTTCTGTACGGGTGAAAGTGTCAAAACATTGCGGACGCATCATTTCAGCAAAACCCGAGTTTGAAGATATGAAAAAAGCTGCACAAAAATTGAATCTGCCTTTGAAAAATGTTATGGCAGAAGTGCAGAGACAGATTCCAAAGATGCTTGATAACTGA
- the mptA gene encoding GTP cyclohydrolase MptA: MSLPDVQSTAPDVRISLTRVGVKNVRKLVEVGRPGKTRPAIFISEFDVFVDLPSSLKGANLSRNFEVIDEVLQQATSGDVKGIEDVCGIVSRKLLDHHEYADRTEVFMRSFYMMNRETPVSKTSCQEVINVYAHAVAQRTNGKPMVRKSVGAEVTGITACPCAQNIMKDHAMHVMEQLEIPEDKISAFFNEIPMASHNQRGRGFLCVETDGDIIVPLEKIVTVLKESMSAKIYELLKRGDESYVVMAAHKNARFVEDCVREMARRVVSTFGDLPGDTHITIRQTNEESIHQHDAYAERKATLAELRDELSI; the protein is encoded by the coding sequence ATGTCATTACCAGATGTGCAGTCCACCGCCCCGGATGTGAGAATCAGCCTAACGCGTGTTGGTGTGAAAAATGTCAGAAAACTTGTCGAGGTCGGCAGACCCGGAAAGACCCGGCCGGCGATCTTTATATCAGAGTTTGATGTATTCGTTGATCTTCCAAGCAGTCTGAAAGGAGCAAATCTTTCCAGAAACTTCGAAGTGATCGACGAGGTGCTCCAGCAGGCAACGAGCGGTGATGTCAAAGGTATTGAGGATGTGTGCGGGATCGTTTCACGAAAACTTCTCGACCATCATGAATATGCTGACCGCACGGAAGTTTTTATGAGAAGTTTCTACATGATGAACCGGGAGACACCCGTCTCGAAGACGTCATGTCAGGAAGTCATCAATGTCTACGCACATGCGGTAGCCCAGAGAACGAACGGCAAACCGATGGTCAGGAAAAGTGTCGGAGCTGAAGTTACCGGTATCACCGCATGTCCGTGCGCTCAAAACATCATGAAGGATCACGCGATGCATGTGATGGAACAACTCGAGATTCCCGAGGATAAGATCTCGGCATTCTTCAACGAGATCCCGATGGCAAGCCACAACCAGCGCGGACGCGGCTTCCTCTGTGTTGAGACGGACGGCGATATCATCGTCCCGCTCGAAAAGATCGTAACGGTTCTCAAAGAATCGATGAGCGCAAAGATCTACGAACTCCTGAAGCGCGGCGATGAGAGCTATGTCGTGATGGCGGCCCACAAGAACGCCAGATTCGTCGAAGACTGTGTTCGCGAGATGGCACGCAGAGTGGTCTCCACATTTGGTGACCTTCCTGGGGACACCCACATCACGATCCGGCAGACCAATGAGGAAAGCATCCATCAGCATGACGCTTACGCGGAGAGAAAGGCAACCCTTGCCGAACTTCGCGATGAGCTCAGCATATAA
- the ilvC gene encoding ketol-acid reductoisomerase: MMQKYSVTDEDIGFISEKCVAVLGYGSQGRSQARNLRDSGISVIVGNRPGKSFDLAVSDGFSVMSVRDAVMRSDILAVFFPDESAADIYLKDIAPFLKEGQCLVFAHGFNIHYGFIVPPKFTDVVLVAPKGVGPMVRKLYEDGSGVPSLIAVHQDHTGRALNLALGFAAGIGSSRSAVLASTFRDETETDLFGEQAVICGGLPALIFAAYDTLVKAGYPPELAFSECAHEVKLVVDLIYEGGFSKMHDFVSKTAGYGGITRGARVIGDDSRKQMTTILNEIQSGEFAKEWMAEKRAGSKKYAGLVDQVKNSDIETTGAEFRGLLT; this comes from the coding sequence ATGATGCAAAAATACTCCGTGACTGATGAAGATATCGGATTTATTTCTGAAAAATGCGTCGCTGTGCTTGGATATGGCTCTCAGGGGCGTTCCCAGGCCAGAAATCTTCGTGACAGCGGGATCTCCGTCATCGTCGGGAACCGTCCAGGAAAAAGCTTTGATTTAGCCGTTTCCGACGGCTTTTCGGTCATGTCCGTCCGAGATGCGGTCATGCGCTCCGATATTCTTGCGGTTTTTTTCCCGGATGAATCCGCTGCGGATATTTATCTAAAAGATATCGCTCCGTTTTTAAAAGAGGGCCAGTGTCTGGTTTTTGCTCACGGGTTCAATATTCATTACGGCTTTATAGTTCCGCCGAAATTCACGGATGTCGTTCTGGTCGCCCCAAAAGGGGTCGGTCCGATGGTTCGAAAACTTTACGAGGACGGGTCGGGTGTTCCCTCCCTCATTGCAGTTCATCAGGATCATACGGGGCGCGCATTAAATCTGGCCCTCGGGTTTGCGGCAGGTATCGGCTCTTCACGCTCAGCAGTTCTCGCCTCCACATTCAGAGATGAAACGGAGACGGATCTCTTTGGAGAACAGGCAGTCATCTGCGGCGGTCTTCCGGCATTGATTTTTGCGGCGTATGATACTCTTGTGAAAGCCGGCTATCCTCCGGAACTTGCCTTTTCCGAGTGCGCTCATGAAGTGAAGCTGGTTGTCGATCTAATATACGAAGGCGGATTTTCAAAGATGCACGACTTCGTTTCAAAAACCGCAGGCTACGGGGGGATCACCCGGGGCGCCCGGGTCATTGGTGACGATTCAAGAAAACAGATGACCACGATCTTAAATGAGATTCAGAGCGGGGAGTTTGCGAAAGAATGGATGGCTGAGAAACGTGCCGGGAGTAAAAAATATGCAGGTCTTGTTGATCAGGTGAAAAATAGCGATATCGAGACGACCGGTGCGGAATTTCGGGGACTGCTTACCTAG
- a CDS encoding RecQ family ATP-dependent DNA helicase, translated as MTKGIQQTLEKYFHHQTFRPNQQEIIEKIVSGRDVLAVMATGGGKSLCYQLPALMLDGMTIVISPLIALMKDQVDSLSNQGVTVETLNSLQTYDERRRVEQDMRDGKVRILYVSPERAVTPAFFATLSGCKVALFAVDEAHCISMWGHQFRPEYREIKHLRDKFPGVPIAAFTATATLRVREDIVNELRLNDPAEFIGSFDRRNLRYSVFAEPNAQVRMQKIISYVTAHKDDPGIIYCFSRASTEELAERLRKVHIMANPYHAGLPTPERSRVQEGFLNNSIRVICATVAFGMGIDKPDVRYVIHAHMPKDIESYYQETGRAGRDGKAGECLLFYSGGDRRKIENMLEREFTDKKKSEIAREKLDQMYAYCTAKSCRRQLLLSYFDEEIQPCGNCDTCGDKKIKQSKPAGSLTKMILTGVQDVDGILTTPEFISFLLGLERAKTVKLQLNTHPLFGAANGREREEIEKEVSSLLKSGRLRLEGKTVRKLCSGN; from the coding sequence ATGACGAAAGGGATACAGCAGACACTGGAAAAATACTTCCACCACCAGACGTTCCGTCCTAACCAGCAGGAGATCATCGAAAAGATCGTCAGCGGGAGGGACGTTCTCGCAGTGATGGCGACCGGCGGGGGAAAATCCCTCTGTTACCAGCTCCCGGCCCTGATGCTTGACGGGATGACGATCGTCATCTCTCCCCTGATTGCTCTAATGAAAGATCAAGTGGACTCGCTTTCGAATCAGGGGGTGACGGTCGAGACCTTAAACAGTCTGCAAACCTACGACGAACGACGAAGAGTCGAGCAGGATATGCGTGACGGAAAAGTCAGGATCCTGTACGTCTCGCCGGAACGGGCAGTGACTCCGGCATTTTTTGCGACGCTTTCCGGCTGCAAGGTGGCGCTTTTTGCCGTAGACGAGGCACACTGCATCTCGATGTGGGGTCATCAGTTCAGGCCCGAATATCGGGAGATCAAACATCTGAGGGACAAGTTCCCGGGTGTTCCGATCGCCGCTTTTACCGCCACGGCTACTCTTCGGGTACGCGAAGATATCGTAAACGAACTGAGACTGAACGATCCCGCTGAATTCATCGGAAGTTTCGACCGGAGAAATCTCCGGTACTCGGTATTTGCTGAGCCGAATGCCCAGGTACGGATGCAGAAAATTATCAGTTACGTCACCGCCCACAAAGATGATCCGGGGATCATCTACTGCTTCTCGCGGGCGAGTACCGAAGAACTGGCGGAGCGCCTTCGAAAGGTGCATATCATGGCAAATCCGTATCATGCCGGCCTGCCGACCCCGGAACGGAGCCGGGTGCAGGAAGGATTTCTCAATAACTCAATCAGGGTGATCTGTGCAACGGTGGCGTTCGGGATGGGGATCGATAAACCTGACGTCAGATATGTGATCCATGCCCATATGCCAAAAGACATCGAGTCCTACTATCAGGAGACGGGACGGGCAGGGAGAGACGGAAAAGCCGGGGAGTGCCTGCTGTTCTATTCGGGCGGCGACCGGCGCAAGATAGAAAATATGCTCGAACGTGAGTTCACCGATAAGAAAAAATCCGAGATCGCCCGGGAGAAGCTGGACCAGATGTATGCCTACTGCACGGCCAAATCGTGCCGAAGACAGCTGCTCCTTTCCTACTTCGACGAAGAAATACAGCCCTGCGGGAACTGCGATACCTGCGGGGACAAAAAAATAAAGCAGAGCAAGCCGGCGGGCAGTCTCACGAAGATGATCCTTACAGGAGTGCAGGATGTGGACGGGATTCTAACGACGCCCGAGTTCATCTCGTTCCTTCTCGGTCTCGAACGGGCAAAGACGGTAAAACTTCAGCTGAACACGCATCCGTTGTTCGGTGCGGCGAACGGAAGGGAGAGAGAAGAGATCGAAAAGGAAGTCAGCAGTCTTCTCAAATCCGGCAGGCTCCGTCTTGAAGGAAAAACCGTTCGAAAACTGTGCTCAGGAAATTGA